In the Candidatus Electrothrix rattekaaiensis genome, one interval contains:
- a CDS encoding restriction endonuclease subunit S, translated as MELAVRGKLVAQNPADEPASVLLERIAAEKASLVKAGKIKKKKALSPIAEEEKPFVLPKNWYWARLQDIGHDWGQKKPDGDFTYIEVSGIDNATGTIKFPKKLTAAEAPSRARKIVSVGTVIYSTVRPYLKNICVIEQEYHPEPIASTAFAVVHPFQKMPGKFFTLYLKSPSFVSYVESVQTGIAYPAINDKQFFYGVTPIPPLAEQNRIVAKVDELMTLCDRLEKQQTDSTATHQALLTTLLDALTKSANHAEFATTWQRIAEHFDLLFTTDQSIDQLKQTILQLAVMGKLVPQNPDDEPASVLLEKIAAEKAQLVKAGKMKKQKKLPEIGDEEKPFELPEGWGFVRLVEISKLITKGSSPKWQGVNYTEKKEGILFITSENVGRYKLKLEKKKYVEKKFNEVEPRSILKKDDFLMNIVGASIGRTAVYDIDELANINQAVCLIRVFSQFIDKKYLLYFFNSEFCLSYMFDKQVDNARANLSMGNIAKFLIPFPPLPEQHRIVAKVDELMTLCDTLKSGLQQAQTTQVQLADALVEQAVA; from the coding sequence TTGGAGCTGGCTGTGCGGGGTAAGCTGGTGGCGCAGAATCCTGCTGATGAACCTGCTTCGGTGTTGCTGGAGCGGATTGCTGCGGAGAAGGCGAGCTTGGTTAAGGCTGGGAAGATTAAGAAAAAGAAAGCGTTGTCACCGATTGCTGAGGAGGAAAAGCCGTTTGTATTGCCGAAAAATTGGTACTGGGCAAGACTTCAAGATATTGGCCATGATTGGGGGCAAAAAAAGCCGGATGGCGATTTTACCTACATTGAAGTGTCGGGTATTGACAATGCGACAGGAACAATCAAATTTCCGAAAAAGTTAACGGCAGCAGAGGCACCATCCAGAGCAAGAAAAATAGTTTCAGTTGGAACGGTAATCTACTCTACAGTTCGCCCTTATCTTAAAAACATCTGTGTTATCGAGCAGGAATATCACCCTGAACCAATTGCAAGCACAGCTTTTGCTGTTGTGCATCCATTTCAAAAAATGCCTGGGAAGTTCTTCACGCTGTATTTGAAGAGTCCTTCCTTTGTCAGCTATGTTGAATCGGTCCAAACTGGAATTGCTTACCCGGCTATCAATGATAAACAGTTTTTTTATGGTGTAACTCCAATTCCTCCGCTTGCTGAGCAAAACCGCATAGTCGCCAAGGTCGATGAACTCATGACCCTCTGCGACCGCCTGGAAAAACAACAAACCGACAGCACCGCAACTCACCAAGCTCTGCTGACTACTCTGCTTGATGCGCTGACAAAATCTGCCAATCATGCGGAATTTGCTACAACTTGGCAACGAATCGCCGAGCATTTTGATCTCCTGTTCACCACGGATCAATCCATTGACCAGCTCAAGCAGACCATCCTTCAGCTCGCTGTTATGGGGAAACTTGTTCCGCAGAACCCTGACGATGAACCGGCCTCTGTGCTGTTGGAAAAGATTGCAGCGGAGAAGGCGCAGTTGGTCAAAGCGGGTAAGATGAAGAAACAGAAGAAGTTGCCGGAGATTGGGGATGAGGAAAAGCCGTTTGAGTTGCCGGAGGGGTGGGGTTTTGTCAGGCTAGTTGAAATAAGCAAGTTAATCACAAAAGGATCTTCGCCAAAATGGCAAGGTGTCAATTATACAGAAAAAAAAGAGGGGATTTTGTTTATTACGAGTGAAAATGTTGGAAGATATAAACTGAAATTAGAGAAGAAAAAATATGTTGAGAAAAAATTTAACGAAGTGGAACCTAGGTCTATTTTGAAAAAAGACGATTTTTTGATGAATATTGTTGGCGCATCTATTGGTCGTACAGCTGTGTACGATATTGATGAATTGGCTAATATTAATCAGGCGGTTTGCCTCATACGGGTATTTTCTCAATTTATTGATAAAAAATATCTACTTTACTTTTTTAATAGTGAATTTTGTTTGTCATATATGTTTGACAAGCAAGTTGATAACGCTCGTGCAAATCTCAGTATGGGTAATATTGCTAAATTTTTGATTCCATTCCCTCCGCTCCCCGAACAACACCGAATAGTAGCCAAAGTCGATGAACTCATGACCCTCTGCGACACCCTTAAATCCGGTTTACAACAAGCCCAAACCACCCAGGTGCAGCTCGCCGATGCCCTTGTTGAACAGGCTGTGGCGTAG
- a CDS encoding type II toxin-antitoxin system HicB family antitoxin — protein sequence MNTISHKGYTAKIEFDPEDNILFGNIIGIRDTVGFHGESVSEIKDAFHEAVDFYLESCKKAGREPNKPFSGNFMVRVDPSLHGKVAAAAVNAGKSLNKWVAETLEQAVHAL from the coding sequence ATGAATACAATCAGCCACAAGGGGTATACCGCCAAGATCGAATTCGACCCGGAAGATAATATCCTGTTCGGTAATATTATCGGCATCCGTGATACTGTGGGATTTCACGGTGAATCAGTCAGTGAGATAAAAGATGCCTTTCATGAGGCTGTTGATTTTTATCTGGAAAGTTGCAAGAAAGCCGGAAGGGAACCGAACAAGCCGTTTTCAGGGAATTTTATGGTCAGGGTGGATCCTTCTCTGCACGGCAAAGTTGCCGCTGCTGCGGTGAATGCCGGGAAAAGTCTTAATAAATGGGTGGCGGAAACCCTTGAGCAGGCGGTTCATGCCTTGTGA
- a CDS encoding type II toxin-antitoxin system HicA family toxin, with product MNSKHRKTLTAIFSSPVPGSLEWRRIETLFVALDAQVIEGNGSRVSFIINGEKGDFHRPHPGKEAKRYQVRNARDFLARAGVKI from the coding sequence ATGAACAGTAAACATCGTAAAACCTTGACAGCCATTTTTTCCAGTCCTGTTCCCGGCAGCCTTGAATGGCGCAGGATTGAGACGCTCTTTGTCGCACTTGATGCTCAAGTGATAGAAGGAAACGGTTCACGGGTATCTTTTATCATCAACGGTGAAAAAGGCGATTTTCACAGACCGCATCCCGGTAAAGAGGCGAAGCGATATCAGGTGAGAAACGCCAGGGATTTCTTGGCAAGAGCAGGAGTTAAAATATGA